Proteins from a genomic interval of Geodermatophilus obscurus DSM 43160:
- a CDS encoding alcohol dehydrogenase catalytic domain-containing protein, producing MRAARLEGVGEPLARHEVPLPRPAADEVLVRGAATGLRGSDVHIAVEGITPTPCVPTTLGHEMAGTVVVVAAVGRARGRSRT from the coding sequence ATGCGAGCGGCCCGGCTCGAGGGCGTGGGTGAGCCGTTGGCGAGGCACGAGGTCCCGCTGCCCCGACCGGCCGCTGACGAGGTGCTGGTGCGGGGAGCCGCGACCGGGTTGCGCGGATCGGACGTGCACATCGCGGTGGAGGGCATCACCCCGACGCCCTGCGTCCCCACCACACTCGGCCACGAGATGGCGGGCACAGTCGTCGTCGTCGCCGCCGTCGGTCGCGCACGCGGCCGTTCTCGTACGTGA
- a CDS encoding SCO6745 family protein, giving the protein MDFAQAQQVFLAPPDAARPAAGVPDTPARRLRDAAEPIATISIWGRQLNERLSALGLDFLTGYVWARAAPMGEPAAPVVVAAFGVFEPGLITGLYEQARSRATRDDVLAAWEQGAVESLRALLPDADVTDAVAALRRGTDVAAQHLVGRPLFAGLVSLPWPADPVGRLWHAAVMLREYRGDVHLAANVAADLTGVQMNLMTEYWVGWAHTEYAGTRGWSAEAMAEADADLVRRGLVADGALTERGRRLRDGIEQQTEAALAPVVDAIGPELPTLTRQLDEWSAAIITGGAAPPDVYKRISG; this is encoded by the coding sequence GTGGACTTCGCCCAGGCGCAGCAGGTCTTCCTCGCTCCCCCCGACGCCGCACGCCCTGCTGCCGGGGTCCCCGACACCCCTGCCCGCAGGCTGCGCGACGCCGCGGAGCCGATCGCGACCATCAGCATCTGGGGCCGGCAGCTCAACGAGCGGCTGTCCGCCCTGGGGCTGGACTTCCTCACCGGCTACGTCTGGGCGCGAGCCGCGCCGATGGGCGAGCCGGCCGCTCCGGTGGTCGTCGCGGCCTTCGGCGTCTTCGAGCCGGGGCTCATCACCGGGCTCTACGAGCAGGCCCGCAGCAGGGCCACCCGCGACGACGTGCTCGCCGCATGGGAACAGGGGGCGGTGGAGTCGCTGCGCGCGCTGCTCCCGGACGCCGACGTGACGGATGCGGTCGCTGCGCTGCGGCGCGGCACCGACGTCGCCGCGCAGCACCTGGTGGGCCGCCCGCTCTTCGCCGGCCTCGTGTCGCTGCCCTGGCCGGCCGACCCCGTCGGCCGGCTGTGGCACGCGGCGGTGATGCTGCGCGAGTACCGGGGGGACGTCCACCTGGCCGCCAACGTCGCCGCGGACCTCACCGGCGTGCAGATGAACCTGATGACCGAGTACTGGGTCGGCTGGGCGCACACCGAGTACGCGGGCACCCGCGGTTGGTCCGCGGAGGCCATGGCCGAGGCGGACGCCGACCTCGTGCGGCGCGGGCTGGTCGCCGACGGGGCGCTCACCGAGCGGGGGCGGCGGCTGCGCGACGGCATCGAGCAGCAGACCGAGGCCGCACTCGCGCCGGTCGTGGACGCGATCGGCCCCGAGCTGCCCACGCTCACCCGGCAGCTCGACGAGTGGTCGGCGGCGATCATCACCGGCGGCGCGGCCCCGCCCGACGTCTACAAGCGGATCAGCGGCTGA
- a CDS encoding putative quinol monooxygenase, producing the protein MPTPTDDRRDLLTVIAHMRAAPGKRDELRAALEALVEPTSREKGYVNYDLHQGIEDPDRFFFYENWESDADLDAHLDAPHLRDFAARIPELLDDSGLSVNRVRRIA; encoded by the coding sequence GTGCCCACTCCCACCGACGACCGGCGCGACCTGCTCACCGTCATCGCCCACATGCGTGCGGCCCCCGGCAAGCGGGACGAGCTGCGAGCGGCGCTGGAGGCGCTGGTCGAGCCCACCAGCAGGGAGAAGGGCTACGTCAACTACGACCTGCACCAGGGCATCGAGGACCCCGACCGGTTCTTCTTCTACGAGAACTGGGAGTCCGACGCCGACCTGGACGCCCACCTCGACGCGCCACACCTGCGCGACTTCGCCGCCCGGATCCCCGAACTGCTCGACGACAGCGGGCTGTCGGTCAACCGCGTGCGCCGCATCGCCTGA
- a CDS encoding DUF3500 domain-containing protein, with the protein MTAAGTGTDGVPARDVASRMAEAAGAWLDGLDAEQRRIAVGAAPGDDPSDAERRRWFYTPTDHGGLTFHAQQPAQQRAAMRLVATGLSTPGYVTVATIIGLENVLDQVEGFVTRFDRERGRDPGLYYLRVFGEPGGSGVWGWRFGGHHVSLNNLVVDGALVSATPCFLGADPATSPLLGGAVNRPLARVEDLARDLVRSLPPELAARAVLLPKAPSDLVTANRTVVTPGDRVVPLAGIWRDERFLDAGEQAKLQALSDAIDEAAGYEDADHAAVEYTAEPRGVPASELDAEQRGMLRALLGTYLERVPPEVSPVRRYDDEAALDAVHVAWAGPTTPGAPHYYRVQGPRLLVEWDNTQRGANHAHSVWRDPGSDFGLDVLARHRAAHHG; encoded by the coding sequence GTGACTGCTGCCGGGACCGGAACCGACGGCGTCCCCGCTCGCGACGTGGCCTCCCGGATGGCCGAGGCGGCGGGCGCCTGGTTGGACGGCCTGGACGCCGAGCAGCGCCGGATCGCCGTCGGAGCGGCGCCAGGGGACGACCCCTCGGACGCCGAGCGCCGGCGCTGGTTCTACACCCCCACCGACCACGGCGGCCTGACCTTCCACGCACAGCAGCCGGCCCAGCAGCGGGCGGCGATGCGGCTCGTCGCCACGGGGCTGTCCACGCCCGGCTACGTCACGGTGGCGACGATCATCGGCCTGGAGAACGTGCTCGACCAGGTCGAGGGCTTCGTCACCCGGTTCGACCGGGAGCGCGGCCGCGATCCCGGCCTGTACTACCTGCGCGTCTTCGGCGAGCCGGGCGGCAGCGGGGTGTGGGGGTGGCGGTTCGGCGGGCACCACGTCTCGCTGAACAACCTGGTCGTGGACGGCGCGCTCGTGTCGGCGACGCCGTGCTTCCTCGGCGCCGACCCCGCCACGTCGCCGTTGCTCGGCGGTGCGGTCAACCGGCCGCTGGCCCGTGTCGAGGACCTCGCGCGGGACCTGGTCCGCTCGCTGCCACCGGAGCTCGCGGCCCGTGCCGTGCTGCTGCCGAAGGCGCCGTCGGACCTGGTCACCGCCAACCGCACCGTCGTGACCCCGGGGGACCGGGTGGTCCCGCTCGCCGGCATCTGGCGGGACGAGCGGTTCCTGGACGCCGGCGAGCAGGCCAAGCTGCAGGCGCTCAGCGATGCGATCGACGAGGCCGCCGGCTACGAGGACGCCGACCACGCAGCCGTCGAGTACACCGCCGAGCCGCGGGGCGTGCCGGCGTCCGAGCTGGACGCCGAGCAGCGCGGGATGCTGCGGGCACTCCTGGGGACCTACCTCGAGCGCGTGCCGCCCGAGGTGTCCCCGGTGCGCCGCTACGACGACGAGGCCGCGCTCGACGCCGTCCACGTCGCCTGGGCCGGTCCGACGACCCCCGGGGCGCCGCACTACTACCGCGTGCAGGGACCGCGCCTGCTGGTCGAGTGGGACAACACGCAGCGCGGCGCCAACCACGCGCACTCCGTGTGGCGCGATCCCGGCTCGGACTTCGGCCTCGACGTGCTCGCCCGGCACCGCGCGGCGCACCACGGCTGA
- a CDS encoding 3-keto-5-aminohexanoate cleavage protein has product MAEGVWLEAALNGPWTRQRQPGIPVTRAEIVEQAVACADAGAAIVHLHAYDEGSGRPSEAYDLYAPAFEAIRSRRDVICYPTVPMGARPSQGPAEARARYGVVERLGRAGLIEWSVVDPGSVTLATSAELRDGEDGFLYANSASDVRTGLELCGQHGLVPSYAIYEPGFLRTGAALRAAVPGSPSPVYRFMFSTAFTFGLPPTEWALDSYLRLLDACDPGAPWMVAGLGVELDGLWDVAMARAATCGSGSRMHPPAAPGRTRRWSPRPPAPSSRRAGSSPPPRRSAGPRSAAIRCRRRRPGGEPGGPHGVPRPEASQRLGSAVSPATSASPDWCVWWTPGREW; this is encoded by the coding sequence ATGGCCGAGGGGGTGTGGCTGGAGGCGGCGCTGAACGGTCCGTGGACCCGGCAGCGGCAGCCGGGGATCCCGGTGACCCGGGCGGAGATCGTCGAGCAGGCGGTCGCCTGCGCGGACGCCGGGGCGGCGATCGTCCACCTGCACGCCTACGACGAGGGTTCCGGCCGTCCGAGCGAGGCGTACGACCTGTACGCACCGGCCTTCGAGGCGATCCGCAGCCGCCGCGACGTCATCTGCTACCCCACCGTGCCGATGGGCGCGCGCCCCTCGCAGGGACCGGCCGAGGCCCGGGCGCGCTACGGGGTGGTGGAGCGGCTGGGCCGGGCCGGCTTGATCGAGTGGAGCGTCGTGGACCCCGGATCGGTCACCCTGGCGACCTCCGCCGAGCTGCGCGACGGCGAGGACGGCTTCCTCTACGCCAACTCGGCCTCGGACGTGCGGACCGGGCTGGAGTTGTGCGGCCAGCACGGCCTGGTGCCGAGCTACGCCATCTACGAGCCGGGCTTCCTGCGCACCGGCGCAGCTCTGCGTGCCGCCGTCCCCGGCTCGCCGAGCCCGGTCTACCGGTTCATGTTCTCGACGGCGTTCACCTTCGGCCTGCCACCCACCGAGTGGGCGCTGGACAGCTACCTGCGCCTGCTCGACGCCTGTGATCCCGGGGCACCCTGGATGGTCGCCGGTCTCGGCGTCGAGCTCGACGGGCTCTGGGACGTCGCCATGGCGCGCGCGGCCACCTGCGGGTCGGGCTCGAGGATGCACCCCCCGGCTGCACCAGGACGAACGCGGAGATGGTCGCCGAGGCCTCCCGCGCCGTCCAGCAGGCGGGCCGGCAGCTCGCCACCGCCTCGGAGGTCCGCCGGGCCACGGTCGGCAGCGATCCGCTGCCGTCGGCGCCGACCCGGCGGTGAGCCAGGCGGTCCGCACGGCGTCCCGAGGCCGGAAGCCTCTCAGCGGCTGGGGTCGGCCGTTTCGCCGGCGACATCCGCCTCCCCGGACTGGTGCGTCTGGTGGACCCCGGGCCGGGAGTGGTAG
- a CDS encoding RraA family protein: MSRWHAQQWTVVEAIQRPPAAAVTALAGFATTQIADCGGPVGVVGPGLGRIAGGVEFCGPAVTVWTKPGDILFILKMPDVTQPGDVVAVDGGGRADAAVLGDIVAGALARRGVVGVVVDGAVRDVEGIDEVGLPTFARGTHPATGSNEGPGAINVPVQVGGVVVHPGDVVRGDASGVVVVPLEHLDTVIAMTRTVEQREVAWRQAVADGVSIAAATGADAVIDERGSAAATPLP; encoded by the coding sequence ATGAGCAGGTGGCACGCGCAGCAGTGGACGGTGGTCGAGGCGATCCAGCGACCGCCGGCTGCGGCGGTCACGGCCCTGGCGGGGTTCGCCACCACCCAGATCGCCGACTGCGGTGGGCCGGTGGGAGTGGTCGGGCCAGGGCTCGGCCGGATCGCCGGGGGAGTGGAGTTCTGCGGCCCCGCGGTCACGGTCTGGACCAAGCCGGGAGACATCCTCTTCATCCTCAAGATGCCCGACGTGACCCAGCCGGGGGACGTGGTCGCCGTCGACGGTGGTGGCAGGGCGGACGCCGCCGTCCTCGGCGACATCGTCGCGGGAGCCCTCGCCAGGAGAGGCGTCGTGGGCGTCGTCGTCGACGGGGCGGTGCGTGACGTCGAGGGGATCGACGAGGTCGGCCTACCGACGTTCGCCCGCGGCACCCATCCCGCGACGGGGTCCAACGAGGGGCCGGGGGCCATCAACGTCCCGGTGCAGGTCGGTGGGGTCGTGGTGCATCCCGGTGACGTGGTCCGCGGGGACGCCAGCGGCGTCGTCGTCGTCCCGCTGGAACACCTCGACACCGTGATCGCCATGACCCGCACGGTCGAGCAGCGGGAGGTCGCATGGCGGCAGGCCGTGGCGGACGGCGTCAGCATCGCGGCGGCGACCGGGGCGGACGCCGTCATCGACGAGCGTGGCAGCGCCGCCGCGACCCCACTCCCGTGA
- a CDS encoding enoyl-CoA hydratase/isomerase family protein, with protein MADFLRVTVHDRVGWIEYDRPPVNAFHWEMLREVPEALGEQLADPAVRVVVFGSALEAHFSVGADLRVFADMDDEGMRGWVDVCHDLVRRMRASPKPLLAAVHGTAVGGGLEIVLHCDVRFAASTARLGQPEIDIGFIPPVGATQALARLLGRPRALRFLYDGGLLSAEEAHGVGLVDVVVTPERVREEVQGYAEGLARKPARALAAIRRCITEGVDLPFDEGLAIEREEAVALGATADFREGLGAFLGKRPPVWSD; from the coding sequence GTGGCCGACTTCCTGCGGGTGACGGTGCACGACCGGGTGGGGTGGATCGAGTACGACCGCCCGCCGGTCAACGCCTTCCACTGGGAGATGCTCCGGGAGGTCCCGGAGGCGTTGGGGGAGCAACTCGCGGACCCCGCCGTCCGGGTGGTGGTGTTCGGCAGTGCTCTGGAGGCCCACTTCAGCGTGGGTGCGGACCTGCGGGTCTTCGCCGACATGGACGACGAGGGCATGCGTGGCTGGGTCGACGTGTGTCACGACCTGGTGCGGAGGATGCGCGCGTCGCCGAAGCCGCTGCTGGCGGCCGTCCACGGCACCGCGGTCGGCGGCGGCCTGGAGATCGTGCTGCACTGCGATGTCCGCTTCGCCGCGAGCACCGCCCGGCTCGGGCAGCCCGAGATCGACATCGGGTTCATCCCGCCGGTCGGCGCGACGCAGGCGCTGGCGCGTCTGCTGGGCCGGCCACGGGCGCTGCGCTTCCTCTACGACGGCGGGCTGCTGAGCGCCGAGGAGGCCCACGGGGTCGGCCTCGTCGACGTCGTGGTGACTCCCGAGCGAGTCCGCGAGGAGGTGCAGGGCTACGCCGAGGGGCTGGCCCGCAAGCCGGCGCGGGCGCTGGCGGCGATCCGGCGCTGCATCACCGAGGGCGTGGACCTGCCCTTCGACGAGGGCCTGGCCATCGAGCGGGAGGAGGCGGTGGCGCTCGGCGCGACAGCGGACTTCCGTGAGGGACTGGGCGCCTTCCTCGGCAAGCGACCACCGGTCTGGTCGGACTGA
- a CDS encoding alpha/beta hydrolase, giving the protein MLRTDPPHGRVRAALATIVLAALGVALVAPSAHATPSTSLSVVAAPEVTWSACRDGFECAAVPAPLDHGDPQGVQIRISVIRLPAGEPSRRIGSLLVNPGGPGGSGVDMVRAVAKILPLELRASFDIVGFDPRGTNRSTPLRCFDTLDQAIATLPPFAYPDLPDEEEVQRVSDDALASACAQYGGAILDHMSTADTARDMDLLRAALGDEELTYLGFSYGSVLGQTYANLFPSRVRALVIDGVVDPVAWTTGHGEEAVSTPVGTRIGSADGSERTLDEFFRLCDAAGPDCALSGNASGRYAELAERLRAHPAASTDPVTGGAFSVTYNDLIAVTVGALHAPFTWPDFASFIVDLEQQLSPAALGQRLAVVRTGLGLEAAAQEPSPNVVEAFPGVTCSDSTNPRSFATWQSAADSAEARYGRFGRFWNWTGSVCRSWPSSAGQDRHLGPWTAPTSAPVLVVGNHFDPATPHQGAVAASQLLPGSRLLSYAGWGHTAFFSAGNFCVDSHVTRYLVTGDVPAAGTVCEPEGSPFGPTSAATPEDTGARTAVTAAAVPEAVRRALHAR; this is encoded by the coding sequence ATGCTCCGCACCGATCCGCCGCACGGCCGCGTCCGTGCTGCACTCGCGACCATCGTTCTCGCAGCACTGGGCGTGGCCCTGGTCGCGCCGTCCGCCCACGCCACGCCCTCGACGAGCCTCTCCGTCGTCGCCGCGCCTGAGGTGACGTGGTCGGCATGCCGGGACGGCTTCGAGTGTGCCGCGGTGCCGGCCCCGCTCGACCACGGCGACCCGCAGGGTGTGCAGATCCGCATCTCGGTGATCCGGCTGCCCGCAGGAGAGCCCAGCCGGCGCATCGGCTCCCTGCTGGTCAACCCGGGTGGTCCCGGCGGATCCGGGGTCGACATGGTCCGCGCGGTCGCCAAGATCCTGCCGCTGGAGTTGCGGGCCAGCTTCGACATCGTCGGGTTCGACCCCCGCGGGACCAACCGCAGCACGCCGCTGCGGTGCTTCGACACCCTGGACCAGGCGATCGCGACCCTGCCGCCGTTCGCGTATCCGGACCTCCCGGACGAGGAGGAGGTCCAGCGGGTGTCCGACGACGCACTCGCCAGCGCATGCGCCCAGTACGGCGGCGCCATCCTCGACCACATGTCCACCGCGGACACGGCCCGTGACATGGACCTGCTCCGTGCGGCACTCGGCGACGAGGAGCTGACCTACCTCGGCTTCTCGTACGGCTCGGTGCTCGGGCAGACCTACGCCAACCTGTTCCCCTCGCGGGTCCGCGCCCTCGTCATCGACGGTGTCGTCGACCCGGTCGCCTGGACCACCGGTCACGGCGAGGAGGCCGTGAGCACTCCGGTCGGCACCCGCATCGGCAGCGCCGATGGGTCCGAGCGCACCCTCGACGAGTTCTTCCGGCTGTGTGATGCGGCCGGTCCGGACTGCGCCCTGTCCGGGAACGCGAGCGGCCGGTATGCGGAGCTGGCTGAGCGGCTGCGCGCACACCCGGCCGCCAGCACCGATCCGGTCACCGGCGGGGCGTTCAGCGTGACCTACAACGACCTGATCGCCGTGACGGTGGGCGCGCTGCACGCCCCGTTCACCTGGCCGGACTTCGCCTCCTTCATCGTCGACCTGGAGCAGCAGCTCTCCCCGGCTGCGCTGGGGCAGCGCCTGGCCGTGGTCCGTACCGGGCTCGGGCTGGAAGCCGCGGCGCAGGAGCCGTCCCCGAATGTCGTCGAGGCCTTCCCCGGCGTCACCTGTTCCGACAGCACCAATCCCCGGTCCTTCGCGACCTGGCAGTCGGCCGCCGACAGCGCCGAGGCCCGGTACGGCCGTTTCGGCCGGTTCTGGAACTGGACCGGGAGCGTCTGCCGGTCGTGGCCGAGCAGCGCGGGGCAGGACCGTCACCTGGGTCCGTGGACGGCGCCCACGTCAGCGCCGGTGCTGGTCGTCGGTAACCACTTCGACCCGGCCACCCCTCACCAGGGCGCTGTGGCGGCGTCGCAGCTGCTGCCCGGTTCGCGGCTGCTGTCCTACGCCGGGTGGGGGCACACCGCCTTCTTCAGCGCCGGCAACTTCTGCGTGGACAGCCACGTCACCCGATACCTGGTGACCGGCGACGTGCCCGCGGCCGGCACGGTGTGCGAGCCGGAGGGCTCACCCTTCGGACCGACATCGGCGGCAACCCCGGAGGACACCGGGGCCCGGACCGCCGTGACGGCAGCCGCCGTCCCGGAGGCGGTACGCCGTGCGTTGCACGCCCGGTGA
- a CDS encoding NAD-dependent epimerase/dehydratase family protein, with protein MVTSSPVVVVTGANGLVGAAVCRALVERSAQVRAVVRRTGSAPALDGVTEHVGDFADEGLARAVTQGADAVVTTVHPMGSSREVQHRVGVEGTPVLARAARDAGVARLVHVSTAGVYDRSAGVGDVAEDGALLPEGSGDYPDTKNATDAALAQVGGLTTVLVRPPAIMGAGDTSVWNTLRPREIRDGEGRANPAKSWSWVHVDDLAALIADVATGAVATADDPERGPVAGGTTPVIVAGEPATWQDYLGTVTDALGVAPEWTDEPVWTGQLLTDRARGWGWAPHVSLAQAMDELRQGLTTRS; from the coding sequence ATGGTCACCTCCTCTCCCGTCGTCGTGGTGACCGGTGCGAACGGATTGGTGGGCGCCGCGGTGTGCCGGGCGCTCGTCGAGCGGTCGGCGCAGGTGCGCGCCGTCGTCCGCCGCACCGGCAGCGCGCCCGCACTCGACGGAGTCACCGAGCACGTCGGCGACTTCGCCGACGAGGGCCTCGCCCGCGCGGTGACCCAGGGTGCCGACGCGGTCGTCACGACGGTCCACCCGATGGGCTCCTCCCGAGAGGTGCAGCACCGGGTGGGCGTCGAGGGCACGCCGGTCCTCGCTCGGGCGGCTCGGGACGCCGGCGTCGCCCGGCTCGTGCACGTGTCCACGGCCGGGGTGTACGACCGCTCCGCCGGCGTCGGCGACGTGGCCGAGGACGGTGCCCTCCTGCCCGAGGGGAGCGGCGACTACCCCGACACCAAGAACGCCACCGACGCCGCGCTCGCGCAGGTCGGCGGGCTCACGACCGTGCTCGTCCGCCCGCCGGCGATCATGGGTGCCGGCGACACGTCGGTCTGGAACACGCTGCGACCGCGGGAGATCCGCGACGGCGAGGGCCGAGCGAACCCGGCGAAGAGCTGGTCCTGGGTGCACGTCGACGACCTGGCGGCCCTGATCGCGGACGTCGCCACGGGCGCCGTCGCGACCGCCGACGACCCGGAGCGAGGCCCCGTGGCCGGCGGCACGACCCCGGTCATCGTCGCGGGCGAGCCTGCGACGTGGCAGGACTACTTGGGCACGGTGACCGACGCGTTGGGCGTCGCGCCCGAGTGGACCGACGAGCCGGTCTGGACCGGGCAGCTGCTCACCGACCGCGCGCGGGGGTGGGGCTGGGCGCCCCACGTGAGCCTCGCGCAGGCCATGGACGAGCTGCGGCAGGGCCTGACGACGCGCTCGTGA
- a CDS encoding ROK family protein, with amino-acid sequence MENDANAAAWAEARFGAGREQQYLVVLTVGTASAAAW; translated from the coding sequence GTGGAGAACGACGCCAACGCGGCGGCCTGGGCCGAGGCCCGCTTCGGGGCCGGACGGGAGCAGCAGTACCTCGTCGTCCTCACGGTCGGGACCGCCTCGGCGGCGGCCTGGTGA
- a CDS encoding ROK family protein translates to MTGGELYRGREGIAAEFGHVTVEPGGRRCGCGGRGCWERYASGRARILEAQELATVSPAIAGRLLELAGGRPEAITGLHVTRAAQDGHEAALEAFRVIGTWLGQGMAALTAVLDPEVFVLGGGVSAAGELLREPAERSLQERITARAYRQVPAVRLAEFGLEAGIVGAPTSPDSGEAVQGRGPTGMSEGTVRRHRVWHGGRRRGIR, encoded by the coding sequence GTGACCGGCGGGGAGCTGTACCGCGGGCGGGAGGGCATCGCCGCGGAGTTCGGGCACGTGACGGTGGAGCCGGGCGGACGGCGGTGCGGCTGCGGCGGCCGGGGCTGCTGGGAGCGCTACGCCAGCGGCCGGGCGCGCATCCTCGAGGCCCAGGAGCTCGCCACGGTCTCGCCGGCCATCGCCGGTCGGCTGTTGGAGCTGGCCGGTGGCCGGCCGGAGGCGATCACCGGCCTGCACGTCACGCGTGCGGCCCAGGACGGGCACGAGGCGGCGCTGGAGGCGTTCCGGGTGATCGGCACCTGGCTGGGCCAGGGCATGGCCGCCCTCACCGCGGTCCTGGACCCGGAGGTGTTCGTCCTCGGCGGTGGGGTCTCCGCCGCTGGGGAGCTGCTGCGCGAGCCGGCGGAGCGGTCGCTGCAGGAGCGGATCACGGCACGCGCGTACCGGCAGGTGCCGGCCGTCCGGCTGGCCGAGTTCGGCCTCGAGGCCGGGATCGTCGGCGCGCCGACCTCGCCCGACAGCGGTGAGGCAGTACAGGGGAGAGGACCCACGGGGATGTCGGAAGGCACGGTCAGGCGGCACAGGGTGTGGCACGGGGGACGGCGGAGGGGGATCCGGTGA
- a CDS encoding sugar porter family MFS transporter, whose protein sequence is MRIASVAALGGFLFGYDSAVINGAVAAIEDRFEVAAGPLGFAVASALLGAAAGALTAGKFADRFGRLFTMKVAAVLFFASALVTGFAPNLAILVIGRLIGGVGVGVASVIAPAYIAEVAPARIRGRLGSLQQLAIVSGIFLSLLVDFAFASAAGGSRNEFWFGLEAWRWMFLAMAVPAVIYGVLTLTIPESPRYLIATHRIPEARRILSTLLGERGLDIKIERIRETMEREERPSWADLRAPRSGLLPIVWVGLGLSVFQQFVGINVIFYYSNVLWEAVGFSENDSFIITVITSVVNIATTLIAIASVDRFGRRPLLLIGSVGMAVTLGTLAVVFGTAPLNAEGAPVLSDVTGPIALLAANLFVVAFGMSWGPVVWVLLGEAFPNRIRAAALAFAAGGQWVANWLITVSFPSLSDISLSLAYGLYTVFAVLSLLFVLRWVQETKGVELEDMHGNTSAVPGEARRSG, encoded by the coding sequence GTGCGGATCGCGTCCGTGGCCGCGCTGGGCGGTTTCCTCTTCGGCTACGACAGCGCGGTGATCAACGGCGCCGTCGCCGCCATCGAGGACCGGTTCGAGGTCGCCGCCGGGCCACTGGGCTTCGCCGTGGCCTCGGCGCTGCTGGGGGCCGCGGCCGGTGCGCTGACGGCCGGGAAGTTCGCCGACCGCTTCGGCCGGCTGTTCACGATGAAGGTCGCCGCCGTCCTGTTCTTCGCCAGCGCGCTGGTCACCGGGTTCGCACCCAACCTCGCGATCCTGGTCATCGGCCGGCTCATCGGCGGTGTCGGTGTCGGCGTTGCGTCCGTCATCGCCCCGGCCTACATCGCGGAGGTCGCTCCGGCCCGGATCCGCGGTCGCCTGGGGTCGCTGCAGCAGCTCGCCATCGTCAGCGGCATCTTCCTGTCCCTGCTGGTGGACTTCGCCTTCGCCAGCGCCGCGGGCGGATCGCGCAACGAGTTCTGGTTCGGCCTCGAGGCCTGGCGCTGGATGTTCCTCGCCATGGCCGTCCCGGCCGTGATCTACGGCGTGCTGACCCTCACCATCCCTGAGTCGCCGCGGTACCTCATCGCCACCCACCGGATCCCGGAGGCGCGGCGGATCCTCAGCACCCTGCTGGGGGAGCGCGGCCTCGACATCAAGATCGAGCGGATCCGGGAGACGATGGAGCGGGAGGAACGGCCGTCGTGGGCCGACCTGCGCGCCCCGCGGTCCGGTCTCCTCCCGATCGTCTGGGTGGGCCTGGGCCTGTCGGTGTTCCAGCAGTTCGTCGGGATCAACGTCATCTTCTACTACTCGAACGTCCTGTGGGAGGCCGTCGGCTTCAGCGAGAACGACTCGTTCATCATCACGGTCATCACATCCGTGGTGAACATCGCGACCACGCTGATCGCCATCGCCAGCGTCGACCGCTTCGGCCGCCGGCCGCTGCTGCTGATCGGCTCGGTGGGGATGGCGGTCACCCTCGGCACGCTGGCCGTCGTCTTCGGCACCGCACCGCTGAACGCCGAGGGCGCCCCGGTGCTGTCGGACGTCACCGGGCCCATCGCGCTGCTCGCGGCGAACCTGTTCGTGGTCGCGTTCGGCATGTCGTGGGGGCCGGTGGTGTGGGTGCTGCTGGGTGAGGCGTTCCCGAACCGGATCCGCGCCGCAGCGCTGGCCTTCGCCGCGGGCGGTCAGTGGGTGGCGAACTGGCTGATCACGGTGAGCTTCCCCTCGCTCTCGGACATCTCCCTCAGCCTGGCGTACGGCCTGTACACCGTCTTCGCGGTGCTCTCCCTCCTCTTCGTGCTGCGCTGGGTGCAGGAGACCAAGGGCGTGGAGTTGGAGGACATGCACGGCAACACCAGTGCAGTCCCCGGCGAGGCTCGTCGCTCCGGCTGA
- a CDS encoding universal stress protein, producing the protein MRRYLVVANQTLGGRELREELRRRAVAGESSFYVLVPNTRAAHYHVVPAAGGFVPMPSMATGYGGPGTDEEATEEARARLSRILAELAELGVEAEGHLGSPHPLEGIEQALADRDIDEVIVATLPKRVSRWLGSDIPHQVERRFGLPVTTIVSRA; encoded by the coding sequence ATGCGCAGGTATCTCGTCGTCGCGAACCAGACCCTGGGCGGTCGGGAACTCCGGGAGGAGCTCCGCAGACGTGCGGTGGCGGGCGAATCCTCGTTCTACGTGCTCGTGCCCAACACCCGGGCGGCGCACTACCACGTCGTGCCGGCCGCCGGTGGCTTCGTCCCCATGCCGAGCATGGCCACGGGCTATGGCGGGCCCGGGACCGACGAGGAGGCGACCGAGGAGGCCCGGGCGCGACTGTCCCGGATCCTGGCCGAACTGGCCGAGCTGGGTGTCGAGGCCGAGGGGCACCTGGGCAGTCCCCATCCGCTGGAGGGCATCGAGCAGGCCCTCGCGGACCGGGACATCGACGAGGTCATCGTGGCGACCCTGCCCAAGCGGGTCTCACGCTGGCTCGGTTCGGACATCCCGCACCAGGTCGAGCGACGCTTCGGTCTGCCGGTCACCACGATCGTCAGTCGAGCCTGA